A window from Dromaius novaehollandiae isolate bDroNov1 chromosome 1, bDroNov1.hap1, whole genome shotgun sequence encodes these proteins:
- the KCNA1 gene encoding potassium voltage-gated channel subfamily A member 1 isoform X3, whose protein sequence is MTVMAGENIDETSALPGHPQDSYQPAVHDDHECCERVVINIAGLRFETQLKTLAQFPNTLLGNPKKRMRYFDPLRNEYFFDRNRPSFDAILYYYQSGGRLRRPVNVPLDMFSEEIKFYELGEEAMEKFREDEGFIKDEERPLPEKEYQRQVWLLFEYPESSGPARVIAIVSVMVILISIVIFCLETLPELKEDKEYTVQRTDNTTQVYKSNIFTDPFFVVETLCIIWFSFELVVRFFACPSKTDFFKNIMNFIDIVAIIPYFITLGTEMAEREGTQKGEQATSLAILRVIRLALSERNISYRLKGKLYRKLRSQVIYSNT, encoded by the exons ATGACCGTCATGGCTGGAGAGAACATTGACGAGACTTCTGCGCTACCTGGCCACCCCCAGGATAGCTACCAGCCTGCTGTCCACGATGACCATGAGTGCTGTGAGCGCGTAGTGATAAACATTGCTGGACTACGCTTTGAGACACAGCTGAAGACTTTAGCCCAATTCCCCAATACACTGCTGGGCAACCCCAAGAAGCGTATGCGGTACTTCGACCCCTTGCGCAATGAGTACTTCTTTGACCGGAATCGGCCCAGCTTTGATGCCATCCTCTACTACTACCAGTCTGGGGGGCGGCTTCGCCGGCCGGTCAATGTGCCCTTAGACATGTTCTCTGAGGAAATCAAGTTTTATGAGCTGGGTGAGGAGGCCATGGAGAAGTTCCGGGAAGATGAAGGGTTCATCAAAGATGAGGAGAGACCCTTACCTGAGAAAGAATACCAGCGCCAAGTATGGCTCCTCTTTGAGTACCCAGAGAGCTCTGGGCCTGCGAGGGTCATTGCAATAGTCTCTGTTATGGTGATCCTCATCTCCATCGTGATCTTCTGCCTAGAGACGTTACCTGAGTTGAAGGAGGACAAGGAGTATACTGTGCAGCGCACTGACAATACTACTCAGGTCTACAAATCCAACATCTTCACTGATCCCTTCTTTGTTGTGGAGACCTTGTGTATCATCTGGTTCTCCTTTGAGCTGGTGGTGCGCTTCTTTGCCTGCCCCAGCAAGACTGACTTCTTCAAGAATATCATGAACTTTATTGACATTGTGGCCATCATCCCCTACTTCATCACCCTGGGCACTGAGATGGCTGAGAGGGAGGGGACTCAGAAAGGGGAGCAGGCCACCTCCTTGGCTATCCTGAGAGTCATCAGACTG GCATTGTCAGAAAGGAACATATCCTATCGCTTAAAGGGAAAGCTATATCGAAAATTAAGAAGTCAAGTTATATATAGCAACACCTAA
- the KCNA1 gene encoding potassium voltage-gated channel subfamily A member 1 isoform X2, giving the protein MTVMAGENIDETSALPGHPQDSYQPAVHDDHECCERVVINIAGLRFETQLKTLAQFPNTLLGNPKKRMRYFDPLRNEYFFDRNRPSFDAILYYYQSGGRLRRPVNVPLDMFSEEIKFYELGEEAMEKFREDEGFIKDEERPLPEKEYQRQVWLLFEYPESSGPARVIAIVSVMVILISIVIFCLETLPELKEDKEYTVQRTDNTTQVYKSNIFTDPFFVVETLCIIWFSFELVVRFFACPSKTDFFKNIMNFIDIVAIIPYFITLGTEMAEREGTQKGEQATSLAILRVIRLKHRCHHCICPSFPQDGSLPASPRTAGCRRNLGPALTAASPSQATGLEDCTFLSLGFPRR; this is encoded by the exons ATGACCGTCATGGCTGGAGAGAACATTGACGAGACTTCTGCGCTACCTGGCCACCCCCAGGATAGCTACCAGCCTGCTGTCCACGATGACCATGAGTGCTGTGAGCGCGTAGTGATAAACATTGCTGGACTACGCTTTGAGACACAGCTGAAGACTTTAGCCCAATTCCCCAATACACTGCTGGGCAACCCCAAGAAGCGTATGCGGTACTTCGACCCCTTGCGCAATGAGTACTTCTTTGACCGGAATCGGCCCAGCTTTGATGCCATCCTCTACTACTACCAGTCTGGGGGGCGGCTTCGCCGGCCGGTCAATGTGCCCTTAGACATGTTCTCTGAGGAAATCAAGTTTTATGAGCTGGGTGAGGAGGCCATGGAGAAGTTCCGGGAAGATGAAGGGTTCATCAAAGATGAGGAGAGACCCTTACCTGAGAAAGAATACCAGCGCCAAGTATGGCTCCTCTTTGAGTACCCAGAGAGCTCTGGGCCTGCGAGGGTCATTGCAATAGTCTCTGTTATGGTGATCCTCATCTCCATCGTGATCTTCTGCCTAGAGACGTTACCTGAGTTGAAGGAGGACAAGGAGTATACTGTGCAGCGCACTGACAATACTACTCAGGTCTACAAATCCAACATCTTCACTGATCCCTTCTTTGTTGTGGAGACCTTGTGTATCATCTGGTTCTCCTTTGAGCTGGTGGTGCGCTTCTTTGCCTGCCCCAGCAAGACTGACTTCTTCAAGAATATCATGAACTTTATTGACATTGTGGCCATCATCCCCTACTTCATCACCCTGGGCACTGAGATGGCTGAGAGGGAGGGGACTCAGAAAGGGGAGCAGGCCACCTCCTTGGCTATCCTGAGAGTCATCAGACTG AAACATCGCTGCCATCATTGTATTTGCCCTTCATTTCCCCAAGATGGCTCTTTGCCAGCCTCTCCTAGAACAGCAGGATGCAGGAGGAACTTAGGACCAGCATTAACTGCAGCATCACCCAGTCAGGCAACCGGATTGGAAGACTgcacttttctttcccttgggTTCCCCAGGAGGTAG
- the KCNA1 gene encoding potassium voltage-gated channel subfamily A member 1 isoform X1, with product MTVMAGENIDETSALPGHPQDSYQPAVHDDHECCERVVINIAGLRFETQLKTLAQFPNTLLGNPKKRMRYFDPLRNEYFFDRNRPSFDAILYYYQSGGRLRRPVNVPLDMFSEEIKFYELGEEAMEKFREDEGFIKDEERPLPEKEYQRQVWLLFEYPESSGPARVIAIVSVMVILISIVIFCLETLPELKEDKEYTVQRTDNTTQVYKSNIFTDPFFVVETLCIIWFSFELVVRFFACPSKTDFFKNIMNFIDIVAIIPYFITLGTEMAEREGTQKGEQATSLAILRVIRLVRVFRIFKLSRHSKGLQILGQTLKASMRELGLLIFFLFIGVILFSSAVYFAEAEEPESHFTSIPDAFWWAVVSMTTVGYGDMYPVTIGGKIVGSLCAIAGVLTIALPVPVIVSNFNYFYHRETEGEEQAQLLHVSSPNLASDSDLSRRSSSTISKSEYMEIEEDMNNSIDNFREANLRTGNCTVANQNCVNKSKLLTDV from the coding sequence ATGACCGTCATGGCTGGAGAGAACATTGACGAGACTTCTGCGCTACCTGGCCACCCCCAGGATAGCTACCAGCCTGCTGTCCACGATGACCATGAGTGCTGTGAGCGCGTAGTGATAAACATTGCTGGACTACGCTTTGAGACACAGCTGAAGACTTTAGCCCAATTCCCCAATACACTGCTGGGCAACCCCAAGAAGCGTATGCGGTACTTCGACCCCTTGCGCAATGAGTACTTCTTTGACCGGAATCGGCCCAGCTTTGATGCCATCCTCTACTACTACCAGTCTGGGGGGCGGCTTCGCCGGCCGGTCAATGTGCCCTTAGACATGTTCTCTGAGGAAATCAAGTTTTATGAGCTGGGTGAGGAGGCCATGGAGAAGTTCCGGGAAGATGAAGGGTTCATCAAAGATGAGGAGAGACCCTTACCTGAGAAAGAATACCAGCGCCAAGTATGGCTCCTCTTTGAGTACCCAGAGAGCTCTGGGCCTGCGAGGGTCATTGCAATAGTCTCTGTTATGGTGATCCTCATCTCCATCGTGATCTTCTGCCTAGAGACGTTACCTGAGTTGAAGGAGGACAAGGAGTATACTGTGCAGCGCACTGACAATACTACTCAGGTCTACAAATCCAACATCTTCACTGATCCCTTCTTTGTTGTGGAGACCTTGTGTATCATCTGGTTCTCCTTTGAGCTGGTGGTGCGCTTCTTTGCCTGCCCCAGCAAGACTGACTTCTTCAAGAATATCATGAACTTTATTGACATTGTGGCCATCATCCCCTACTTCATCACCCTGGGCACTGAGATGGCTGAGAGGGAGGGGACTCAGAAAGGGGAGCAGGCCACCTCCTTGGCTATCCTGAGAGTCATCAGACTGGTAAGAGTCTTTCGAATCTTCAAACTATCCCGGCACTCTAAGGGCCTCCAGATTTTGGGACAGACCCTCAAAGCAAGCATGAGAGAGCTAGGTTTACtaatcttttttctcttcattggggTGATCTTGTTCTCTAGTGCAGTATATTTTGCTGAGGCTGAAGAACCTGAGTCTCATTTCACAAGTATCCCTGATGCTTTCTGGTGGGCGGTGGTATCCATGACCACTGTGGGCTATGGTGACATGTACCCTGTGACAATTGGAGGCAAAATCGTAGGCTCCTTGTGTGCCATCGCTGGTGTGCTGACAATTGCCCTGCCTGTACCTGTCATCGTGTCCAACTTCAACTACTTCTACCACCGAGAAACAGAAGGGGAAGAACAGGCTCAGTTACTTCACGTTAGCTCCCCTAATTTAGCATCTGACAGTGATCTCAGTCGCCGCAGCTCCTCCACAATCAGCAAATCTGAGTACATGGAAATCGAAGAGGATATGAATAATAGCATAGACAATTTTAGAGAGGCTAATCTCAGAACTGGCAACTGCACTGTAGCCAACCAAAACTGCGTTAATAAAAGCAAGCTGCTGACTGATGtataa